Proteins encoded by one window of Chryseobacterium sp. POL2:
- a CDS encoding TonB-dependent receptor plug domain-containing protein, giving the protein MRETFTFIIIFLFQIGFSQELDSLSISEITTDSIKFFNKKNTSKSIETVVISKPNRPKKKSNSIIPIEIYTASFLKKTKNNNIFDAVGMINGIKPQLNCSVCNTGDIHINGMEGPYTLMLIDGMPMLSALSTVYGLSGIPSSLVERIEIIKGPADASFGAEAMGGSINIITKNPKYAPKLSLDFSSSSQAELNLDIASSFKINPKTTSLVSLNHFYFGNRIDVNHDNFTDTALQHRLSIFNKWNIERQKNRRASLGLRYYYEDRFGGEMSWQKKNRGGAEVYGESIYTNRFEAFGLYDLPTLEQITALFSYNYHDQNSYYGNTSFMANQQVLFGQLEWQKSLGKHILKSGIAYKLSKYDDNTPATFKNSDTGNLLDRSLYGFFVQDEWQISTSKALLFASRIDYDTEHKMIHSPRLAWKFSPNPQHVLRASFGKGFRVVHVFTEDHAALTGSRDVIISETLKPEESYNSFVNYITQVKLGTAHLNIDLSGFYSYFTNKIIGDFDTDPNKIIFKNLDAFAVSKGISLNLDMLWTSPFKINFGISYMDVYQKETNEKIQQLHAPKWSGVYNLSYYFPKNWILDFTGQFYGPMRLPILEDDFRPEYSDFFTLANVQVRKQFKHFEIYAGIKNLLNFIPKNPIMRPFDPFDKHTNDPANNPKNYTFDTLYGYASMQGLRSFLGIKWELKSKKF; this is encoded by the coding sequence ATGAGGGAAACTTTTACTTTTATAATTATATTCTTATTTCAAATCGGCTTTTCACAAGAGTTAGACAGTCTTTCAATTTCCGAAATAACCACAGACAGCATCAAATTTTTCAACAAAAAAAACACCTCAAAATCAATTGAAACGGTTGTTATTTCTAAACCTAATCGACCAAAGAAAAAATCAAACAGCATCATTCCAATAGAAATTTACACGGCTTCTTTTCTCAAAAAAACCAAGAATAACAACATTTTTGACGCTGTTGGAATGATAAATGGTATAAAACCTCAACTCAACTGTTCGGTTTGTAATACGGGCGACATCCACATCAACGGTATGGAAGGTCCGTACACCCTGATGCTTATCGATGGCATGCCGATGCTCAGCGCATTATCAACGGTCTATGGTCTTAGCGGAATTCCTAGTAGTCTTGTGGAAAGAATCGAAATTATTAAAGGTCCTGCCGACGCAAGTTTTGGTGCCGAAGCTATGGGCGGAAGCATTAACATTATCACCAAAAACCCAAAATATGCGCCAAAATTAAGTCTTGATTTTTCATCTTCATCCCAAGCAGAACTGAATCTTGATATCGCTTCCAGCTTTAAAATCAATCCAAAAACAACAAGCTTAGTAAGTCTTAATCATTTTTATTTTGGAAACCGAATCGATGTCAACCACGACAACTTTACCGATACAGCATTGCAACATCGCCTATCTATTTTTAACAAATGGAATATCGAAAGGCAAAAAAATCGACGTGCTAGTCTTGGTCTTCGTTACTATTATGAAGATCGTTTTGGAGGCGAAATGTCATGGCAAAAGAAAAATCGTGGTGGCGCTGAAGTATATGGAGAAAGCATCTACACCAATCGTTTTGAAGCTTTTGGATTGTATGATTTACCAACTCTTGAACAAATTACGGCCTTATTCTCATATAATTATCACGATCAAAATTCATATTATGGAAACACTTCATTTATGGCAAATCAGCAAGTTTTGTTTGGACAATTGGAATGGCAAAAAAGTTTAGGAAAACATATTCTAAAATCTGGAATCGCTTATAAACTTTCAAAATACGATGACAATACGCCAGCAACTTTTAAAAATTCAGATACTGGAAATCTTTTGGATCGCTCTCTTTATGGCTTTTTTGTTCAGGACGAATGGCAAATATCCACTTCAAAGGCTTTACTATTCGCCTCCCGTATCGATTATGATACCGAACACAAAATGATACATTCGCCACGACTAGCATGGAAATTCAGTCCCAATCCTCAACATGTTTTGCGGGCAAGCTTTGGAAAAGGCTTTCGGGTTGTACATGTTTTCACAGAAGATCACGCGGCATTAACTGGTTCGCGAGATGTCATCATTTCAGAAACTTTAAAACCCGAAGAATCTTACAATAGTTTTGTTAATTATATTACCCAAGTCAAGTTAGGAACAGCACATTTAAACATCGATTTATCTGGATTTTATTCTTATTTCACCAACAAAATAATTGGAGATTTTGACACAGATCCTAACAAAATCATCTTCAAAAACTTGGATGCTTTCGCTGTTTCTAAAGGCATTTCTCTTAACCTTGACATGCTTTGGACCTCACCTTTTAAAATTAATTTTGGAATAAGTTATATGGATGTTTATCAAAAAGAAACAAATGAAAAAATCCAACAATTGCATGCGCCAAAATGGAGCGGCGTGTACAATCTAAGTTATTATTTTCCTAAAAATTGGATTCTAGATTTTACTGGACAATTTTACGGACCGATGCGTTTGCCAATTTTGGAAGACGATTTTCGTCCAGAATATTCAGATTTTTTCACACTTGCCAATGTACAGGTTAGGAAACAATTTAAACATTTTGAAATATATGCAGGAATTAAAAACCTTTTAAATTTTATACCTAAAAATCCAATTATGCGTCCTTTCGATCCGTTTGACAAACACACAAACGATCCTGCTAACAATCCAAAAAACTACACGTTCGATACGCTTTACGGTTATGCGTCAATGCAAGGTTTGCGAAGTTTTCTGGGAATTAAATGGGAATTAAAATCTAAAAAGTTTTAA
- the ybaK gene encoding Cys-tRNA(Pro) deacylase: MSKKTNAVRILESNQIPFELREYEVDEQDLSAEHVAESLGISPEKIYKTLILKGQKDPFLVAVIPGNAQLDLKKIAKASNNKNCEMLPMKDLLATTGYIRGGCSPIGMKKNFPTYIEELATLEEEIIISAGKRGLQIILKPDDLKNIINAEFADLCH, from the coding sequence ATGTCAAAGAAAACCAATGCTGTAAGGATTTTAGAATCAAATCAAATACCGTTTGAACTAAGAGAATATGAGGTCGACGAGCAAGACCTCAGCGCCGAACATGTCGCAGAATCCTTAGGCATTTCCCCAGAAAAAATTTATAAAACCTTAATCCTGAAAGGTCAAAAAGATCCTTTTCTTGTGGCCGTCATTCCTGGAAATGCACAATTGGATTTAAAGAAAATCGCGAAAGCTTCCAACAACAAAAACTGCGAAATGCTTCCCATGAAGGATTTGTTAGCAACCACAGGCTACATCCGTGGCGGATGCTCGCCTATTGGCATGAAGAAAAATTTCCCAACTTATATTGAAGAACTGGCGACTTTGGAAGAAGAAATTATCATCAGCGCAGGAAAGCGCGGTTTACAAATTATCTTAAAACCTGATGATTTGAAAAACATTATTAATGCTGAATTTGCTGATCTTTGCCACTAA
- a CDS encoding UDP-N-acetylmuramate--L-alanine ligase yields MKTHFIAIGGSAMHNLAIALKDKGYQVTGSDDAIFEPSRSRLEKKEILPKDLGWFPEKITSDIDAVILGMHAHADNPELAKAKELGLKIYSYPEFLYEQAKQKTRVVIGGSHGKTTITSMILHVLNFHQKNIDYMVGAQLEGFDCMVKITEDNDFMILEGDEYLSSTLDPRSKFLLYQPNIALISGIAWDHINVFKTFDDYVEQFRKFVASITPGGVLVYNEEDPEVVKVVEGAENYFRKIPYKTPEYEILDDAVYLKTEMGDIPLSIFGAHNLLNLEGARHICQQFGILEEAFYEAIMSFKGASKRLEKVKRPDGGVLYKDFAHAPSKVKATVKAFAEQFPNKTKNGFLELHTYSSLNPIFLEQYDHAMDGLDNAVVFYSEEALKIKRMEAISPEFIKEKFKNEKLKIFTNAEDLHAYWQTLDKTNGVFLMMSSGNFGGLDLTK; encoded by the coding sequence TTGAAAACCCATTTTATTGCCATCGGCGGTAGCGCCATGCATAATTTAGCCATTGCGCTGAAAGATAAAGGCTATCAAGTAACTGGTTCGGATGATGCCATTTTTGAACCCTCACGTTCAAGATTAGAAAAAAAAGAAATTCTTCCAAAGGATTTGGGCTGGTTTCCAGAAAAGATAACTTCGGATATCGACGCTGTTATTTTGGGAATGCATGCACATGCCGACAATCCAGAATTAGCAAAAGCTAAAGAATTAGGATTAAAAATATACTCGTATCCTGAATTTTTATACGAACAAGCCAAACAAAAAACCAGAGTCGTTATCGGCGGTTCGCACGGAAAAACGACCATAACATCAATGATTTTGCATGTTCTTAATTTTCATCAAAAAAATATCGACTATATGGTTGGTGCGCAGTTGGAAGGTTTCGATTGTATGGTGAAGATTACAGAAGATAACGACTTTATGATTCTTGAAGGCGACGAGTATCTTTCTTCGACATTGGATCCGCGATCCAAATTTTTATTGTACCAACCGAATATCGCTTTGATTTCGGGAATTGCTTGGGATCATATCAACGTTTTTAAAACCTTCGATGATTATGTTGAGCAATTTAGGAAATTTGTCGCCAGCATTACGCCAGGCGGTGTTTTGGTGTACAACGAGGAAGATCCCGAAGTGGTAAAAGTGGTTGAAGGAGCAGAAAATTATTTCAGAAAAATTCCATACAAAACGCCAGAATACGAGATTCTTGATGATGCAGTTTATCTTAAAACCGAGATGGGCGACATTCCGTTATCTATTTTTGGGGCGCACAATTTATTAAATCTTGAAGGAGCAAGACATATTTGTCAACAATTCGGGATTTTGGAAGAAGCTTTCTATGAAGCGATTATGAGTTTTAAAGGTGCATCAAAACGTCTGGAAAAAGTAAAACGTCCAGATGGCGGTGTATTGTACAAAGATTTTGCGCATGCACCAAGCAAGGTGAAAGCAACAGTTAAGGCTTTTGCTGAGCAATTTCCTAATAAAACAAAAAATGGATTTTTGGAGTTGCATACTTATTCCAGTCTTAATCCTATTTTTTTAGAACAATATGATCATGCTATGGATGGACTAGATAACGCAGTTGTATTTTATTCGGAAGAAGCCTTGAAGATTAAAAGAATGGAAGCAATTTCTCCCGAGTTTATCAAAGAAAAATTTAAAAATGAAAAGCTGAAAATTTTCACTAATGCCGAAGATCTTCACGCCTATTGGCAAACTTTGGATAAGACCAATGGCGTATTTTTGATGATGAGTTCCGGAAATTTTGGTGGATTAGATTTAACTAAATAA
- a CDS encoding response regulator transcription factor encodes MTTQFIIADDHPIFVKGITDIINEQQLGEVISCASTGRELLQKLNSCQANFIILDINMPELNGLEAAEKIKSLYPDIPILVVSMNEDYSTIEKLRQIGVNGFIPKSFENEDLQNAIRKILDKQSYFPEGYDGENFRKKQLSQREIEIIQLIIQGNSSREIAEQLNLSIFTVDTHRKNIGRKTGAKTPLQLSKLNLNAEA; translated from the coding sequence ATGACAACTCAATTTATAATCGCAGATGATCATCCCATCTTTGTTAAAGGGATTACAGACATAATTAATGAGCAACAACTCGGCGAGGTAATCTCATGTGCTAGCACAGGTCGAGAGCTCTTGCAAAAACTGAATTCATGCCAAGCCAATTTTATTATTCTGGATATTAATATGCCAGAACTTAATGGCTTAGAAGCTGCAGAAAAAATAAAATCTCTATATCCAGACATTCCCATTCTCGTGGTAAGTATGAACGAAGATTATAGCACAATCGAAAAATTAAGACAAATCGGTGTCAACGGATTTATTCCAAAATCTTTTGAAAACGAAGATCTGCAAAATGCTATTCGGAAAATATTAGACAAACAATCTTATTTCCCAGAAGGTTACGATGGCGAAAATTTTCGAAAGAAACAACTTAGCCAACGCGAAATAGAAATCATACAATTGATTATCCAAGGCAACAGCAGTCGGGAAATTGCCGAGCAACTCAACCTTAGTATTTTTACCGTAGACACACATCGGAAAAATATAGGACGAAAAACAGGAGCAAAAACACCACTTCAGTTAAGTAAATTAAATCTAAATGCTGAGGCTTAG
- a CDS encoding 7TM diverse intracellular signaling domain-containing protein, which yields MQKIIDLEPTQHFQKRGEYRVFNSQYTKASYWFVLPIKNVNSKELQVVWSFYNNNFKITFYDITLADQPKFLGQVSPQQRAEERLFQSRALVLPFSLQAGEYKKILAKVELINANQIYFLSDVTTVEDMMFWELNYGIIVGQFLGYFAFMFLFNIFLFFLLKKEIHLWHGLYVFSIILFSLNENIVDVLLLPNWFYHFYIQFPKMLWLLISLILNIKVFQMFTDQKTKFPRFYKVLHFTKNIAIFLAVSSALLSLLFNVQTPIVSEVVIALDVILVIGTILLFFSIIYASIKKDKDSLYFFVATIFILIAFINYLMDLLLQMQVFYFQPGNILVGLMVEVSLLTAFFLTKIVKKSRESRKQLQLKNIENQNLSFQMLNLQEEERKEIAQEIHDGVGSHLSGLKLYLQNIFQSKNPIDENIKAEVLHEMKIIYDDLRSISHQLMPAYIEESNLSELLKNKFEQYRRQFPHIKFNDVQSLGDVNLQESDRLHIYRIVIALLDNAIKHSECTEIDFQIYCEDNNIEILLEDNGIGFDPEAQFSGIGLKSVKSRIQFLKANINIESNKNGSTLIILIPIN from the coding sequence TTGCAGAAAATTATTGATTTAGAACCAACACAACATTTTCAAAAGCGTGGCGAATATCGGGTGTTTAATAGCCAATATACCAAAGCGAGTTATTGGTTTGTCTTACCTATTAAAAACGTGAATTCTAAAGAACTGCAAGTGGTTTGGAGTTTTTATAACAACAATTTTAAAATTACTTTTTATGATATAACACTTGCGGATCAGCCAAAATTTCTGGGCCAAGTTTCCCCTCAACAACGTGCCGAAGAACGATTGTTTCAATCAAGGGCTTTGGTTTTACCATTTTCTTTGCAAGCGGGCGAGTATAAAAAAATTCTGGCTAAAGTAGAATTGATTAATGCGAATCAAATCTATTTTCTCTCCGATGTCACAACCGTGGAAGATATGATGTTTTGGGAACTTAACTATGGTATTATCGTAGGACAATTTTTAGGATATTTTGCCTTTATGTTTTTGTTTAATATTTTCTTATTTTTTCTTTTGAAAAAGGAGATTCATCTGTGGCATGGTTTGTATGTTTTTAGTATTATTTTATTTAGTCTGAACGAGAATATTGTAGATGTGTTGTTGTTGCCCAATTGGTTTTATCATTTCTACATACAATTTCCTAAAATGCTGTGGCTGTTGATTTCTTTAATTTTAAATATTAAAGTTTTTCAAATGTTCACCGATCAGAAAACCAAATTTCCTCGTTTCTATAAGGTTTTACATTTTACTAAAAATATAGCAATCTTTTTGGCTGTTAGTTCAGCACTACTTAGTTTGTTGTTTAATGTACAGACGCCTATCGTTAGCGAGGTTGTCATAGCATTAGATGTCATTTTGGTTATAGGAACCATTTTGTTGTTTTTCTCTATTATTTATGCAAGCATAAAAAAAGACAAAGACAGTCTATACTTCTTTGTTGCAACCATATTTATTTTAATTGCATTTATCAATTATCTTATGGACCTGCTTTTGCAGATGCAGGTGTTTTATTTCCAACCAGGCAATATTCTTGTTGGGCTTATGGTAGAAGTAAGTTTGCTAACCGCTTTTTTCCTGACTAAGATTGTTAAAAAAAGTCGGGAAAGTAGAAAGCAATTACAACTCAAAAATATTGAAAACCAAAATTTGTCTTTTCAAATGCTCAATCTTCAAGAGGAAGAACGAAAAGAGATTGCGCAAGAAATCCACGATGGTGTTGGCAGTCATTTGTCGGGTCTAAAACTTTATCTACAAAATATTTTTCAGTCCAAAAATCCAATTGACGAAAATATCAAAGCAGAAGTTCTACATGAGATGAAAATTATATACGACGATTTGCGGAGCATTAGTCATCAGTTAATGCCCGCTTATATTGAGGAAAGTAATCTATCAGAACTTTTAAAAAATAAATTTGAACAATACCGAAGACAATTTCCACACATCAAATTTAACGATGTACAAAGTCTGGGAGATGTTAACTTGCAAGAATCCGACCGATTGCATATTTATCGCATTGTTATCGCTTTGCTAGATAATGCCATAAAACATTCGGAGTGTACAGAAATTGATTTTCAGATTTATTGCGAAGACAATAACATCGAAATTCTTTTGGAAGACAACGGCATAGGCTTCGATCCAGAAGCTCAATTTTCAGGAATTGGTTTAAAATCTGTGAAATCTCGTATCCAATTTCTGAAAGCAAATATTAATATTGAAAGCAATAAAAATGGAAGTACTTTAATTATCCTAATACCAATAAACTAA
- a CDS encoding lysophospholipid acyltransferase family protein — translation MAKKNIFTDSFGNIYVLKRFIIFILGLVSYRRFNGFNKLKISGTEHLVDLPKTNVLFVSNHQTYFADVAAMYHAFCAVNNGYLNTIKNPVYLLNPKVDFYYVAAEETMNKGILARIFKIAGAVTVKRTWRAEGQNVNRMVDMSEVENIMKALDNGWVITFPQGTTSAFAQGRKGTAKLVKNQRPIVIPIKINGFRRAFDKKGLKIKVTGVKPTMEFKAPLDIDYDKESPAEILNKIMHAIEQTPEHNVLHDYDEELKAQKNKSENE, via the coding sequence ATGGCCAAAAAGAATATTTTTACAGATTCCTTCGGGAATATATACGTTCTAAAGCGTTTTATAATTTTTATATTAGGCTTGGTATCGTATCGTCGTTTCAATGGCTTTAACAAATTGAAAATTTCGGGTACAGAACATCTTGTTGATTTACCAAAGACCAATGTTTTATTTGTATCTAATCACCAGACATATTTTGCTGATGTAGCGGCGATGTATCACGCTTTTTGTGCGGTTAACAACGGTTATCTTAATACAATAAAAAATCCAGTATATCTTCTTAACCCAAAAGTTGATTTTTACTATGTTGCTGCGGAAGAAACCATGAACAAAGGAATTCTTGCCCGTATTTTTAAAATTGCAGGCGCTGTAACTGTTAAAAGAACTTGGCGTGCAGAAGGTCAAAATGTCAACCGAATGGTCGATATGAGCGAGGTGGAAAACATTATGAAAGCTTTGGATAATGGCTGGGTTATCACTTTTCCACAAGGGACAACTTCGGCTTTTGCGCAAGGTAGAAAAGGAACCGCGAAATTGGTGAAAAACCAACGTCCTATTGTGATTCCTATTAAGATAAATGGTTTCCGTAGGGCTTTTGATAAAAAAGGTTTAAAAATAAAAGTAACTGGTGTAAAACCAACGATGGAGTTTAAAGCACCTTTGGATATCGACTATGATAAAGAGTCGCCTGCAGAAATCCTCAATAAAATAATGCATGCGATAGAGCAAACACCAGAACATAATGTTCTCCATGACTATGATGAGGAGCTAAAAGCTCAAAAGAATAAATCCGAAAACGAATAG
- a CDS encoding NUDIX hydrolase: MRKFGKDLLKILKNTELKGEAAHCVYSPAYRPRFSYDEILSRDPKFAAVNILLYLKNNEWHFPLMVRSENEHDRHSGQISLPGGKREEEDVDFADTAKRETSEEMGIDTHYIRIIREMTPIYIPPSNFYVYPFISFTKKDPVFTLQASEAVELIEFPVSSLLSLPDQPKMMAMSTSRGYEVPVIDFNGYLIWGATSMILSEFSLLLKNV; the protein is encoded by the coding sequence ATGCGAAAGTTTGGAAAAGATTTATTAAAAATTTTAAAAAATACTGAATTAAAAGGGGAAGCGGCGCATTGTGTATATTCGCCCGCCTATCGTCCACGATTTAGTTATGATGAAATATTAAGCCGAGATCCAAAATTTGCGGCCGTTAATATTTTATTATATTTAAAAAATAATGAATGGCATTTTCCACTGATGGTGCGTAGCGAAAACGAACACGACCGTCACAGTGGGCAAATTTCTTTACCAGGCGGAAAACGGGAAGAAGAAGATGTCGATTTTGCAGATACAGCCAAGCGGGAAACATCCGAAGAAATGGGCATCGATACGCACTATATCCGTATTATCCGAGAGATGACGCCTATCTATATTCCGCCAAGTAATTTTTATGTCTATCCTTTTATTTCATTTACCAAAAAAGATCCTGTTTTTACACTTCAGGCGAGTGAAGCTGTTGAGTTGATCGAGTTCCCAGTAAGCTCTTTGTTGTCTTTGCCCGATCAACCAAAAATGATGGCGATGAGCACGAGTCGTGGATACGAAGTTCCGGTGATTGATTTTAATGGATACCTTATTTGGGGCGCTACTTCGATGATTTTAAGTGAATTCAGCTTGTTACTTAAAAATGTTTAA
- a CDS encoding TolC family protein yields MILRNILAASVICFSISSYGQKIWTLQECVDYAVKNNLQVLQNTYSKKMQESNLTIAKKDYLPNVSGSISNTATFGQSQDVFGNTQRNDNFNNSANVGANVLIYNNGRLEKNIRKVQFDVEASQFDIETIQDNISLQIAQQYLSILLNKEIVKISQSALQNAQKLRDRAKITTDVGTTAQTILAEADAALAREKQNLKVAEVNRDRSRFALAQLLMLADYKSFDVADVPIMFDPSAPDLAVEQVLDKAYANQPQIKAAESRIKSSEAQTEVVKTAFWPTLTANAGLGSFYFNSLATNTVGINPDGTPIKERGFFQQYKDNFGQQVGVSANIPIFNKGITKLQVEQSKINQDIAKNNLEQQKLDVKQNVQKAAFDADANYETYLTAVEAEKSTKLALDFAEKSYDAGRTSIYDLNIARNNYANAQGNVAQSKFNYLFSQKLLDFYSGIPLSL; encoded by the coding sequence ATGATACTTCGTAATATTTTAGCAGCATCGGTAATTTGTTTTAGTATATCAAGTTATGGACAAAAGATTTGGACTTTGCAAGAGTGCGTAGATTATGCCGTGAAGAATAATCTACAGGTTTTGCAAAATACGTATAGCAAAAAAATGCAGGAGTCTAATTTGACAATTGCCAAAAAAGATTATCTGCCGAATGTCAGCGGAAGTATTTCTAACACCGCGACCTTTGGACAAAGTCAGGATGTTTTTGGAAATACGCAGCGTAATGATAATTTTAATAATAGTGCTAATGTCGGCGCTAATGTTTTGATTTATAACAATGGACGTTTAGAAAAAAATATTCGAAAAGTACAATTCGATGTAGAAGCCTCACAATTTGATATCGAAACCATTCAGGATAATATTTCGCTTCAGATTGCACAACAATATCTCAGCATTTTACTGAATAAAGAAATTGTTAAAATTTCACAAAGCGCATTACAAAATGCTCAAAAGCTTCGCGACCGCGCTAAGATAACAACCGATGTTGGGACAACTGCACAAACTATTTTGGCAGAAGCAGATGCTGCGCTAGCACGGGAAAAACAAAATTTGAAAGTCGCAGAAGTCAACAGAGACCGTAGCCGATTTGCGTTGGCTCAACTATTAATGTTGGCAGATTATAAAAGTTTTGATGTGGCCGATGTGCCGATTATGTTTGATCCTTCTGCGCCAGATTTGGCTGTGGAGCAAGTTCTCGATAAAGCCTACGCTAATCAACCGCAAATAAAAGCTGCGGAAAGTCGCATCAAATCTTCCGAAGCACAGACAGAAGTTGTAAAAACTGCCTTTTGGCCAACGCTTACAGCAAATGCAGGCTTGGGTTCTTTTTACTTTAATTCATTGGCAACCAATACGGTTGGGATAAATCCTGATGGCACGCCAATTAAAGAACGTGGTTTTTTCCAACAATACAAAGATAATTTTGGACAACAAGTTGGCGTTTCTGCCAATATTCCTATTTTCAATAAAGGTATAACCAAACTGCAAGTAGAACAATCCAAAATCAATCAAGATATTGCCAAAAATAATTTGGAACAACAAAAATTGGATGTTAAACAAAATGTGCAAAAAGCCGCTTTTGATGCCGATGCCAATTACGAAACTTATCTTACCGCAGTAGAAGCAGAGAAAAGCACAAAGTTGGCTTTGGATTTTGCAGAGAAAAGTTACGACGCAGGACGAACTAGTATCTATGATCTCAATATTGCGCGTAACAATTATGCCAATGCACAAGGCAATGTAGCACAGTCAAAATTCAATTATTTATTCAGTCAAAAACTCTTAGATTTTTATTCAGGAATTCCTTTAAGTTTATAA